From one Streptococcus oralis genomic stretch:
- a CDS encoding nuclear transport factor 2 family protein yields the protein MDTKTLAESYFTAVNEGGWEDFVAENFDYGMCDSIEIRQGRDVYLQGAGQFYALSQHLEVKQLLVDGRTVSALNRYHLHSPQGKELELDVAEFLKFDEFDKLVASNIYFDTYRFQKFIQGIE from the coding sequence ATGGATACAAAAACACTTGCAGAAAGCTATTTTACGGCAGTAAATGAGGGAGGCTGGGAAGATTTCGTAGCTGAAAACTTTGACTATGGCATGTGCGATAGTATAGAAATTCGACAAGGACGTGATGTTTATTTGCAAGGTGCAGGCCAATTCTATGCTTTAAGCCAGCATCTTGAAGTGAAGCAATTACTTGTTGATGGTCGAACAGTCTCAGCTTTAAACCGCTACCATCTACATTCTCCTCAAGGAAAAGAACTCGAACTGGATGTCGCAGAATTTCTGAAATTCGATGAATTTGATAAATTAGTTGCATCCAATATCTATTTCGACACTTATCGTTTCCAAAAATTTATCCAAGGAATTGAATAA
- a CDS encoding helix-turn-helix transcriptional regulator, with amino-acid sequence MKLERLIYILLSLLNKKRITAKEIAERFEISSRTVYRDMDTLSLAGIPIYSERGDKGGFYIPSDYKIDRNFFTEEERQFIINMSQNVSKIVGHSSLDSIEHKLSSQEITRVNSPFYFDLSSWTLNTNYLLEIEEAIQTEQMISFSYYSKKQEKSQRTVIPYRLIYKLNAWYVIGYCLEKLDFRIFKLTRIRELELVEIKDKPFDYPRLSQEKLELFLNPPKHKVEGQREEIELVFTRFALPKIYDHFTEEEIRVEDEIIKVQAFRALTPSFFDLLLSFGYQVKVVSPSHLQNLLVSTLKKNLQQYDNL; translated from the coding sequence ATGAAATTAGAAAGACTAATCTATATTTTACTGTCTCTTTTAAATAAGAAGAGAATAACAGCTAAAGAGATTGCAGAGAGGTTTGAAATATCTAGTCGAACAGTATACAGAGACATGGATACGCTTAGTTTAGCGGGGATTCCAATCTATTCGGAACGTGGAGATAAGGGAGGTTTCTATATACCAAGCGACTATAAGATAGACAGAAACTTTTTCACTGAGGAAGAGAGACAGTTTATTATTAATATGAGCCAGAATGTTAGTAAAATCGTTGGTCATTCAAGTCTTGACAGTATCGAACACAAGCTGTCTTCTCAAGAAATTACAAGAGTAAACAGTCCTTTTTACTTTGATCTCAGTTCCTGGACTCTTAATACAAATTATTTACTAGAAATTGAGGAAGCGATACAAACTGAACAGATGATTTCTTTTTCTTACTATTCGAAAAAACAAGAGAAAAGTCAGCGAACAGTTATTCCATACAGATTGATCTATAAACTGAATGCTTGGTATGTTATCGGTTACTGCTTAGAAAAATTAGATTTTCGTATTTTTAAATTAACTCGAATTCGTGAACTAGAACTAGTGGAGATAAAAGATAAACCATTCGATTATCCACGTTTATCTCAAGAAAAGTTAGAGCTTTTTTTAAATCCCCCAAAACATAAAGTGGAGGGGCAAAGAGAAGAAATTGAACTAGTTTTTACAAGATTTGCACTTCCAAAAATCTACGATCACTTCACGGAAGAAGAAATCAGAGTCGAGGACGAAATAATAAAAGTTCAGGCATTTAGAGCTTTAACTCCCTCGTTTTTTGATTTACTATTAAGCTTTGGTTATCAAGTAAAGGTCGTATCTCCAAGTCACTTACAAAATCTACTGGTCAGTACTCTCAAAAAAAATCTTCAGCAATATGACAACCTGTAG
- a CDS encoding phosphoglycerate kinase, translating into MAKLTVKDVDLKGKKVLVRVDFNVPVKDGVITNDNRITAALPTIKYILEQGGRAILFSHLGRVKEEADKEGKSLAPVAADLAAKLGQEVKFIPGVTRGAELEAAVNALEDGQVLLVENTRFEDVDGKKESKNDPELGKYWASLGDGIFVNDAFGTAHRAHASNVGISANVEKAVAGFLLENEIAYIQEAVEAPERPFVAILGGSKVSDKIGVIENLLEKADKVLIGGGMTYTFYKAQGIEIGNSLVEEDKLDIAKALLEKANGKLILPVDSKEANAFADYTEVKDTEGEAVDPGFLGLDIGPKSIAKFDEALTGAKTVVWNGPMGVFENPDFQAGTIGVMDAIVKQPGVKSIIGGGDSAAAAINLGRADKFSWISTGGGASMELLEGKVLPGLAALTEK; encoded by the coding sequence ATGGCAAAATTGACTGTTAAAGACGTTGACTTGAAAGGGAAAAAAGTTCTCGTTCGTGTTGACTTCAACGTACCTGTTAAAGATGGCGTGATTACCAATGACAACCGTATCACTGCAGCTCTTCCAACTATCAAGTACATCCTTGAACAAGGTGGACGTGCAATCCTCTTCTCTCACCTTGGACGTGTAAAAGAAGAAGCAGACAAAGAAGGTAAATCACTTGCTCCTGTAGCTGCTGACTTGGCTGCTAAATTGGGACAAGAAGTTAAATTTATCCCAGGTGTTACACGTGGTGCTGAATTGGAAGCCGCTGTTAACGCTCTTGAAGATGGACAAGTTCTCTTGGTTGAAAACACTCGTTTCGAAGATGTTGACGGCAAGAAAGAATCTAAAAACGATCCTGAACTTGGTAAATACTGGGCATCACTTGGAGATGGTATCTTCGTAAACGATGCATTCGGTACAGCTCACCGTGCACACGCATCTAACGTTGGTATCTCGGCAAACGTTGAAAAAGCAGTTGCTGGTTTCCTTCTTGAAAACGAAATTGCCTATATCCAAGAAGCTGTTGAAGCTCCAGAACGTCCATTCGTGGCTATCCTTGGTGGTTCAAAAGTTTCAGACAAGATCGGTGTTATCGAAAACTTGCTTGAAAAAGCTGATAAAGTTCTTATCGGTGGTGGGATGACTTACACATTCTACAAAGCACAAGGTATCGAAATCGGTAACTCACTTGTAGAAGAAGACAAATTGGATATCGCTAAAGCTCTTCTTGAAAAAGCAAACGGCAAATTGATCTTGCCAGTTGACTCAAAAGAAGCGAACGCATTTGCTGACTACACTGAAGTGAAAGACACTGAAGGTGAAGCAGTAGACCCAGGTTTCCTTGGTTTGGATATCGGTCCTAAATCTATCGCTAAGTTTGATGAAGCTTTGACTGGTGCGAAAACAGTTGTATGGAATGGACCTATGGGTGTATTTGAAAACCCTGACTTCCAAGCTGGTACAATCGGTGTCATGGATGCTATCGTGAAACAACCAGGTGTTAAATCAATCATCGGTGGTGGTGACTCAGCTGCTGCAGCCATCAACCTTGGACGTGCAGACAAGTTCTCATGGATCTCTACAGGTGGTGGAGCATCAATGGAACTCCTTGAAGGTAAAGTTCTTCCAGGATTGGCAGCTTTGACTGAAAAATAA
- a CDS encoding antigen I/II family LPXTG-anchored adhesin has product MKNKKEVYGFRKSKVAKTLCGAVLGTALIAFVDKAVFADEVTETTSTSTVEVATTGNPATNLPEAQGEMSQVAKESQAKAGSKDSALPVEVSSADLDKAVADAKSAGVKVVQDETKDKGTATTATENAQKQDEIKSDYAKQAEEVKTTTEAYKKEVAAHQAETDKINAENKAADDKYQKDLKSHQEEVEKINTANATAKAEYEAKLAQYQKDLATVKKANEDSQQDYQNKLSAYQTELARVQKANAEAKEAYDKAVKENTAKNEALKAENEAIKQRNETAKANYEAAMKQYEADLAAIKKAKEDNDADYQAKLAAYQAELARVQKANAEAKEAYDKAVKENTAKNTAIQAENEAIKRRNATAKSNYEAAMKKYEADLAAVKQANATNEADYQAKLAEYQTELARVQKANADAKAAYEKAVEENTAKNAALQAENEEIKQRNAAAKTDYEAKLAKYEADLAKYKKELAEYPAKLQAYEDEQAQIKAALVELEKNKDQDGYLSKPSAQSLVYDLEPNAQLDLKTEGKLLTAAAVDEAFKKDTDQYGKKNLQLDNLNVKNLENGATTSSVELYGNIGDKSDWTTNVGNKTEVKWGSVLLERGQSATATYTNLQNSYYNGKKISKIVYKYTVDPSSQFKNPSGKVWLGIFSDPTLGVFASAYTGDVEKGTSIFIKNEFTFYDENDQPINFDNALLSVASLNRENNSIEMAKDYTGNFIKISGSSVGEKDGKIYATETLNFKQGQGGARWTMYKNSQPNSGWDSSDAPNSWYGAGAISMSGSTNRVTVGAISATLVVPSDPVMAVDTGKRPNIWYSLNGKIRAVNVPKITKEKPTPPVEPTAPQAPTYEVEKPLEPAPVVPNYENEPTPPVKTPDQPEPSKPEEPNYETEKPLEPAPVAPNYENEPTPPVKTPDQPEPSKPEEPTYETEKPLEPAPVAPSYENEPTPPVKTPDQPEPSKPEEPNYDPLPTPPVAPTPKQLPTPPAVPTVHFHYNRLFAQPQINKEIKNEDGVDIDRTLVAKQSVVKFELKTEALTAGRPKTTSFVLVDPLPTGYQFDLEATKAASKGFETSYDKASHTVTFKATEETLAAFNADLTKSFETLYPTVVGRVLNDGATYTNNFTLTVNDAYGVKSNIVRVTTPGKPNDPDNPNNNYIKPLKVNKNKQGVNIDGKEVLAGSTNYYELTWDLDQYKGDKSSKEAIQNGFYYVDDYPEEALTLQPELVKIRDLEGNLVSGISVQQFDSLEAAPKKVQDLLKKANITVKGAFQLFSADNPAEFYKNYVAAGKSLLITDPMTVKPEFGQTGGKYENKAYQIDFGNGYATEVVVNNVPKITPKKDVTISMDPSSDNIDGQTIPLNQYFNYRLIGGLIPQNHSEDLNDYSFVDDYDQKGDQYTGNYKVLAKVDIRLKDGRVIKAGTDLTAETQVEHDQDKGMLTIRFKEEFLQEIQLDSPFQAETYIQMKRIAVGTFENTYVNTVNKVAYASNTVRTTTPEPKKPEEPTTPTPNPKGNPTLPQTGTNDSSYMPYLGLAALVVVLGLGQLKRKEDESK; this is encoded by the coding sequence ATGAAAAATAAAAAAGAAGTCTATGGATTTCGTAAAAGCAAAGTTGCGAAAACTTTGTGTGGTGCTGTTTTAGGAACTGCTTTGATTGCTTTTGTAGACAAAGCAGTATTTGCTGATGAAGTTACAGAGACAACTAGTACAAGTACAGTTGAGGTAGCTACTACAGGGAACCCAGCCACAAATCTACCTGAAGCTCAGGGTGAAATGAGCCAAGTTGCCAAAGAGAGCCAAGCTAAGGCTGGTTCTAAAGACTCAGCTTTGCCAGTAGAAGTATCATCAGCTGATTTGGATAAAGCAGTTGCTGATGCAAAATCTGCAGGAGTTAAGGTAGTTCAAGATGAAACAAAAGACAAAGGAACAGCCACAACTGCTACAGAGAATGCTCAAAAACAAGATGAGATTAAAAGCGACTATGCTAAACAGGCTGAAGAAGTAAAGACAACAACTGAAGCATATAAAAAAGAAGTCGCAGCTCATCAGGCTGAAACAGATAAAATCAATGCTGAAAACAAAGCAGCGGATGACAAGTACCAAAAAGATCTAAAAAGTCATCAAGAAGAAGTTGAAAAAATCAACACTGCTAATGCAACAGCTAAAGCAGAATATGAGGCTAAGCTAGCACAATATCAAAAAGATTTAGCAACTGTCAAAAAAGCAAATGAAGATAGTCAACAGGATTATCAAAATAAACTTTCAGCTTACCAGACAGAATTAGCTCGAGTACAAAAAGCTAATGCTGAAGCTAAAGAGGCTTATGATAAAGCAGTAAAAGAAAATACAGCTAAAAACGAAGCGCTTAAAGCTGAAAATGAAGCGATTAAACAGCGTAATGAAACTGCAAAAGCGAATTATGAAGCAGCGATGAAGCAGTATGAAGCAGACCTTGCAGCTATTAAGAAAGCTAAAGAGGATAATGATGCTGACTACCAAGCAAAATTAGCAGCTTACCAAGCGGAGTTGGCACGTGTTCAAAAGGCAAATGCTGAAGCTAAAGAGGCATATGATAAAGCAGTAAAAGAAAATACTGCAAAAAATACAGCCATTCAAGCTGAAAATGAAGCTATTAAGCGGCGTAACGCCACTGCAAAATCGAATTATGAAGCTGCGATGAAGAAATATGAAGCAGATTTGGCGGCAGTTAAGCAAGCAAATGCTACCAACGAAGCAGACTACCAAGCTAAGCTAGCCGAATACCAGACGGAATTAGCTCGCGTTCAAAAAGCAAATGCTGATGCTAAAGCAGCTTATGAGAAGGCTGTTGAAGAAAACACAGCTAAAAATGCAGCGCTCCAAGCTGAAAACGAAGAAATCAAGCAACGGAATGCCGCGGCTAAAACTGACTATGAAGCAAAATTAGCTAAATATGAAGCTGATCTTGCCAAATATAAGAAAGAGTTGGCTGAGTATCCGGCTAAGTTGCAGGCTTATGAAGATGAGCAGGCCCAAATTAAGGCAGCGCTTGTAGAACTTGAAAAGAATAAAGATCAAGATGGTTACTTATCTAAGCCATCTGCTCAGAGCTTGGTTTATGATTTAGAACCGAATGCCCAACTTGACCTCAAAACAGAAGGAAAACTTCTCACTGCAGCAGCAGTTGATGAAGCCTTTAAGAAAGACACAGACCAATATGGTAAGAAAAATCTTCAGTTAGACAATCTCAATGTCAAGAACTTGGAGAACGGTGCAACTACTTCTTCAGTGGAATTGTATGGTAATATTGGAGACAAATCAGACTGGACGACCAATGTAGGGAATAAAACAGAGGTTAAATGGGGATCGGTTCTTTTAGAACGTGGACAAAGTGCTACAGCAACTTATACCAACCTTCAAAATTCATACTACAACGGTAAAAAGATTTCGAAGATTGTTTACAAATATACTGTAGATCCTTCTTCTCAATTTAAAAATCCTAGTGGAAAAGTTTGGTTGGGAATCTTTAGTGACCCAACTTTGGGAGTCTTTGCTTCTGCTTACACTGGTGATGTTGAAAAAGGGACTTCAATTTTCATTAAAAATGAATTTACCTTCTATGATGAAAATGACCAACCAATTAATTTCGACAATGCCCTTCTTTCAGTTGCATCTCTAAATAGAGAAAATAATTCTATTGAGATGGCCAAGGATTACACTGGTAACTTTATTAAAATTTCCGGTTCATCTGTTGGAGAAAAAGACGGAAAGATTTATGCCACAGAAACTCTTAACTTTAAACAAGGACAGGGTGGAGCTCGCTGGACAATGTATAAAAATAGCCAGCCTAATTCAGGATGGGATTCATCAGATGCTCCAAACTCTTGGTATGGTGCAGGAGCAATTAGCATGTCTGGTTCAACTAACCGTGTTACTGTCGGTGCCATTTCAGCTACTTTAGTAGTTCCTTCTGATCCAGTTATGGCGGTTGATACAGGTAAAAGACCAAATATCTGGTACTCACTCAATGGTAAGATTCGTGCGGTTAACGTTCCGAAAATTACAAAAGAAAAACCAACTCCGCCAGTAGAACCAACTGCACCACAAGCTCCAACTTATGAAGTGGAAAAACCACTGGAACCAGCTCCAGTAGTACCAAACTACGAAAATGAGCCAACTCCACCGGTAAAAACTCCAGATCAACCGGAGCCATCAAAACCAGAAGAGCCAAATTATGAGACAGAGAAACCATTGGAACCAGCTCCAGTAGCACCAAACTACGAAAATGAGCCAACTCCACCGGTAAAAACTCCAGATCAACCGGAGCCATCAAAACCAGAAGAGCCAACATATGAGACAGAGAAACCATTGGAACCAGCTCCAGTAGCACCAAGCTACGAAAATGAGCCAACTCCACCGGTAAAAACTCCAGATCAACCAGAGCCATCAAAACCAGAAGAGCCAAATTATGATCCATTGCCAACTCCGCCGGTAGCACCAACTCCTAAGCAGTTGCCAACACCACCAGCGGTGCCAACAGTTCACTTCCATTACAATCGTCTATTTGCACAACCTCAGATTAATAAAGAAATTAAAAATGAGGATGGAGTAGATATCGATCGTACTCTAGTTGCTAAGCAGTCTGTAGTGAAGTTTGAGTTGAAAACAGAAGCGTTGACAGCTGGTCGTCCAAAAACAACTTCATTTGTATTGGTAGATCCACTTCCAACTGGCTATCAGTTTGATTTGGAAGCAACCAAGGCTGCAAGCAAAGGTTTTGAAACAAGCTATGATAAAGCTAGTCACACTGTAACCTTTAAGGCTACTGAGGAGACCTTGGCTGCTTTCAATGCGGATTTGACAAAATCCTTTGAGACTCTATATCCAACTGTTGTTGGTCGTGTCTTGAATGATGGGGCAACTTATACAAATAACTTTACATTGACAGTCAACGACGCCTACGGTGTTAAGTCAAACATTGTTCGTGTAACGACTCCAGGTAAACCAAATGATCCTGACAATCCAAATAACAACTACATCAAGCCTTTGAAAGTTAACAAGAACAAGCAAGGTGTAAATATTGATGGTAAAGAGGTTCTAGCTGGTTCAACGAACTACTATGAACTTACATGGGATTTGGACCAATACAAGGGAGATAAATCTTCTAAAGAAGCGATTCAAAATGGTTTCTACTATGTGGATGATTATCCAGAAGAAGCCTTAACCCTTCAACCAGAATTGGTTAAGATCCGTGATCTAGAGGGCAACCTTGTATCAGGTATCAGTGTTCAACAATTTGATAGTTTAGAAGCTGCGCCTAAGAAGGTTCAAGATCTGTTGAAGAAAGCCAACATCACTGTTAAAGGTGCTTTCCAACTCTTCTCAGCTGATAATCCAGCCGAATTCTACAAGAACTATGTAGCAGCAGGAAAATCATTGCTCATCACAGATCCGATGACAGTTAAACCTGAATTTGGTCAAACGGGTGGTAAGTATGAAAACAAAGCTTACCAAATTGATTTTGGAAATGGTTATGCTACAGAAGTAGTTGTCAACAATGTACCGAAAATCACACCTAAAAAAGATGTGACAATCAGTATGGATCCAAGCAGTGACAATATTGATGGCCAAACCATTCCGTTGAACCAGTACTTCAATTATCGTTTAATCGGTGGTTTGATTCCACAAAATCATTCTGAGGACTTGAATGACTATAGTTTTGTAGATGATTATGACCAAAAAGGTGATCAATACACTGGAAACTATAAAGTTCTTGCCAAGGTTGATATCCGATTGAAAGACGGTCGTGTTATTAAGGCAGGAACAGACTTAACGGCTGAAACACAGGTTGAACATGATCAAGATAAGGGAATGCTTACAATTCGCTTCAAGGAAGAATTCCTTCAAGAGATTCAGTTGGATTCTCCATTCCAGGCTGAGACTTATATTCAAATGAAACGAATTGCTGTTGGAACCTTTGAAAATACCTATGTAAATACTGTGAACAAAGTTGCTTACGCCTCAAATACAGTTCGTACGACAACGCCAGAACCTAAGAAACCAGAGGAGCCAACGACTCCTACTCCAAATCCAAAAGGTAACCCTACTCTACCTCAAACAGGTACAAATGATTCAAGCTACATGCCATATCTTGGTCTAGCAGCTTTAGTAGTGGTTTTAGGACTTGGTCAGTTGAAACGTAAAGAAGACGAAAGCAAGTAA
- a CDS encoding FUSC family protein, whose amino-acid sequence MSYFKKYKFDKSQFKLGMRTFKTGIAVFIVLLIFGFFGWKGLQIGALTAVFSLRESFDKSVHFGTSRILGNSIGGFYALVFFLLNTLFHGAFWVTLLVVPICTMLTIMTNVAMNNKAGVIGGVAAMLIITLSIPSGETFLYVFARVFETFMGVFVAILVNYDIEQLKLFWEKKRK is encoded by the coding sequence ATGAGTTATTTTAAAAAATATAAATTTGATAAGTCACAGTTCAAGCTTGGTATGCGAACCTTCAAAACGGGGATTGCCGTATTTATAGTTCTCTTGATTTTTGGTTTTTTTGGCTGGAAGGGGCTTCAAATTGGAGCGTTGACAGCGGTCTTCAGTTTACGAGAGAGCTTTGATAAGAGTGTCCATTTTGGAACTTCGCGTATCTTAGGAAATAGTATTGGCGGTTTTTACGCCCTTGTCTTTTTCCTCTTAAACACTTTATTTCATGGAGCCTTTTGGGTAACCTTACTAGTTGTTCCGATTTGCACCATGTTAACCATTATGACAAACGTTGCCATGAACAACAAGGCAGGAGTTATCGGTGGTGTAGCGGCTATGTTGATTATTACCCTATCAATACCAAGCGGAGAAACATTTTTGTACGTGTTTGCACGTGTATTTGAAACATTTATGGGAGTTTTTGTCGCAATCCTTGTAAATTATGATATTGAGCAACTGAAACTCTTTTGGGAGAAAAAAAGAAAATAA
- the glnR gene encoding transcriptional repressor GlnR: protein MKEREFRRNMAVFPIGSVMKLTDLSARQIRYYEDQELIKPDRNEGNRRMYSLNDMDRLLEIKDYISEGHNIAAIKKKYAEREAKSKKAVSQTEVRRALHNELLQQGRFASVRSPFGRG from the coding sequence ATGAAGGAAAGAGAATTTCGCCGAAATATGGCTGTTTTTCCTATCGGCAGTGTTATGAAGTTGACCGATCTCTCGGCTCGTCAGATTCGTTATTATGAAGATCAAGAGTTGATCAAACCTGATCGAAACGAAGGGAACCGTCGCATGTATTCGTTGAATGACATGGATCGTCTGCTTGAAATCAAAGATTATATCTCTGAAGGTCATAATATTGCTGCGATTAAGAAAAAATATGCTGAACGCGAGGCGAAGTCCAAGAAAGCCGTGAGTCAGACGGAAGTGCGTCGTGCACTCCACAATGAACTCCTCCAGCAGGGGCGCTTTGCTTCAGTACGGTCACCCTTTGGTCGCGGTTAG